Proteins encoded in a region of the Gammaproteobacteria bacterium genome:
- a CDS encoding outer membrane beta-barrel domain-containing protein, protein MESRLHLLLLSTVPALLLALPAAAIDEDSAERQVSVIQPELERRDIDPPRIDTEDFELGVFGGVMSVEDFGSNTVRGVRFSYHVSEGFFGEAAYATTDAGQTSYEVLSGAASLLTADEREFSYYSLSIGYNVLPGELFVGRKRALGAALYFVAGVGNTEFAGEDQFTVSFGAGARVLLTDWLAVHFDVRDQMFDSDLLGTSKTTHNIGLHMGLTGFF, encoded by the coding sequence ATGGAAAGCAGGCTTCACCTTTTACTTCTGAGCACCGTCCCTGCCCTGCTGCTGGCCCTGCCAGCGGCGGCAATCGACGAAGACTCCGCCGAACGCCAGGTATCGGTGATACAGCCCGAGCTGGAGCGGCGTGACATCGATCCGCCGCGTATCGACACCGAAGACTTCGAGCTTGGCGTGTTTGGCGGTGTGATGAGCGTCGAGGACTTTGGCTCCAACACCGTCAGGGGCGTGCGCTTCAGCTATCACGTCAGCGAAGGGTTTTTCGGCGAGGCGGCCTACGCTACTACCGACGCCGGCCAGACCAGTTACGAGGTGCTGAGCGGCGCGGCCAGTCTGCTTACTGCGGACGAACGCGAGTTCAGCTACTACTCACTGTCCATCGGCTACAACGTGCTGCCGGGTGAACTGTTTGTCGGCCGCAAACGGGCATTGGGTGCCGCGCTTTATTTCGTCGCCGGCGTCGGCAACACCGAGTTTGCCGGCGAAGACCAGTTCACCGTGAGCTTTGGCGCCGGTGCACGCGTATTGCTGACCGACTGGCTGGCCGTGCACTTCGACGTGCGCGACCAGATGTTCGACAGCGACCTGCTCGGCACGTCCAAGACCACTCACAACATTGGCCTGCACATGGGCCTGACCGGATTCTTTTGA